Proteins co-encoded in one Halorussus lipolyticus genomic window:
- a CDS encoding helix-turn-helix domain-containing protein: MKALALRLTPSEDATHPMHEFVAERPEYGPTRLLQWNPQDDGTTVFLFHVDGPREPFLSTLDDAETTEVANPSPATATGGFYLYVQEELEGAALDLVSAFADENVVVIPPIVYDVDGTIKITIVGVAAAAQRAIDRTPDSVDVSVMHLWSGANRAIHRGNGLTERQREVVTAAFEAGYYEEPREATIADVADRLDCALSTVAEHLRKAESTLVCREIGSHIAGPSRAERPE, encoded by the coding sequence ATGAAAGCGCTCGCCCTCCGACTCACCCCCAGCGAGGACGCGACCCATCCGATGCACGAGTTCGTCGCGGAGCGTCCGGAGTACGGCCCGACGCGACTCTTACAGTGGAATCCGCAAGACGACGGGACAACCGTCTTCCTCTTTCATGTGGACGGTCCCCGAGAGCCGTTCCTCTCGACGCTCGACGATGCGGAGACGACCGAAGTAGCGAATCCCTCGCCGGCGACCGCCACCGGTGGCTTCTACCTCTACGTGCAGGAGGAGTTAGAGGGGGCCGCGCTGGACCTCGTGAGCGCGTTCGCCGACGAGAACGTCGTCGTGATTCCGCCGATAGTCTACGACGTGGACGGAACCATCAAAATCACCATCGTCGGGGTGGCGGCCGCGGCCCAGCGCGCAATCGACCGGACGCCCGACAGCGTGGACGTGTCGGTCATGCACCTCTGGAGCGGAGCCAACAGAGCAATTCACCGCGGAAACGGGCTGACCGAGCGCCAGCGTGAAGTCGTCACCGCAGCGTTCGAAGCCGGATACTACGAGGAGCCGCGCGAGGCCACCATCGCGGACGTTGCCGACCGCCTCGACTGCGCGCTGAGTACCGTGGCCGAACACCTCCGGAAGGCCGAATCGACGCTCGTGTGCCGAGAAATCGGGTCACATATCGCGGGACCGAGCAGAGCGGAGCGTCCCGAGTAG